One Virgibacillus proomii DNA window includes the following coding sequences:
- a CDS encoding GerAB/ArcD/ProY family transporter, whose product MKSFEYADETISDKELMIAVPSIIIGLGILTLPKDLAEDTIAADGWLAIFITGLFFIGYAWLLTKLASLFPHQSFISFASSLVTKPIAIVFTFLLALEGIFIGGFVIRAISDIAKEYLFDRTPVEVISLTFLLVVVYAISGSRAGLFRINMMFFPIIIWIILIVGIFSINFIDVTNFLPVLQTDVSGFVHSTKTSLFAYSGPFILLLYTSLVRTPKNAPKRAAYGMAFVPLMYIFIYFMCVGVFGYTATANVNYPIIELAKEIEIPGGFFERFDSIFFVIWIMAIFNTITMALDASVFALESIFKLKKMQLLYILSPLVFLIGMLPADILAVERFSEFVSIYGLIIKTLIILVLLFMVKIKKTTKKDKTKK is encoded by the coding sequence TTGAAGTCGTTTGAATATGCTGATGAAACAATTAGTGATAAAGAATTAATGATTGCTGTCCCCTCCATTATAATTGGGTTAGGGATCCTTACATTACCAAAGGATCTTGCTGAGGACACCATTGCTGCTGATGGCTGGTTAGCTATCTTTATTACTGGGCTTTTCTTTATTGGCTATGCTTGGTTGCTGACCAAACTTGCTTCGCTGTTCCCCCATCAATCATTTATTAGCTTTGCATCATCCTTAGTAACAAAACCAATAGCGATCGTGTTCACTTTCTTGCTCGCCTTGGAAGGTATTTTTATCGGTGGGTTTGTTATTCGTGCTATCTCTGATATTGCAAAGGAATATTTGTTTGATCGTACGCCAGTTGAAGTTATTTCCTTAACCTTTTTACTTGTTGTCGTCTATGCGATATCTGGATCAAGAGCAGGATTGTTTCGAATAAATATGATGTTTTTTCCAATTATTATTTGGATTATCCTGATCGTTGGTATTTTTTCAATTAATTTTATTGATGTGACCAATTTTTTACCGGTACTTCAAACGGATGTTTCAGGGTTTGTTCATTCAACAAAAACTAGTCTGTTCGCCTATTCAGGTCCATTTATATTGCTGCTTTATACATCATTGGTACGCACTCCGAAAAACGCGCCAAAAAGAGCGGCTTATGGGATGGCATTTGTTCCTCTGATGTACATATTTATTTATTTCATGTGTGTTGGTGTGTTCGGATATACAGCAACAGCGAATGTAAACTATCCGATTATTGAATTGGCAAAAGAAATTGAAATACCTGGAGGCTTTTTTGAACGGTTTGATTCGATTTTTTTTGTAATTTGGATTATGGCAATTTTTAATACAATTACGATGGCGCTGGATGCTTCCGTTTTTGCACTTGAATCGATTTTTAAGCTGAAAAAAATGCAATTACTTTATATCCTATCGCCACTTGTATTTTTAATTGGTATGTTACCTGCGGATATTCTCGCTGTAGAGCGATTTAGTGAATTTGTCAGTATCTACGGATTAATTATAAAAACGTTAATCATTTTAGTTCTTTTGTTCATGGTAAAAATAAAAAAAACGACTAAAAAAGATAAAACAAAAAAGTAG